AGACTTCTCTCACAGGCTGTGGCACTGGGATGACCAAAACTAAAGGTGATACAGATAGAACTTGTGCAGCGAAAATCTGCATTAGCTGCGACAATCAACACTGGCCAGAGCCATGTATTGCTCTACTTTTGTGGTTTGTTTCTCACCTTCCCTCCGAGAGCGTTCTGATCTCAGGTTTTCTTATCCATCCACAAACACCAACATATTCGATCCGATGCGCCCCCTTAATTAAGAATCCACCTGCATGTAGGCTGATAAACTTTCgaaaaatttgaattttatcTTACTAATATTATGACCCTAACCATTTTTTTCAGATGCATTTGTCTACAAGAATGTAATCCGAGAGCGACCCCCATCTGCTAGTGACCTTATCACCAGGTTACACGACATTGAAGTCCCATTCCGCTGCTTCTACACTCGTCAAGGAGCCACTTCTGCCATAGCGTTGCGCCCTAGCAGGAAAGTGATCCGCACCAACGCCAGTGACTCTGGCGACTTCCTTCTTCATATGCGTGTTTATAAGAACTACGACTACGTTGACCATTACAAGGAAAAGGAGTTCCCCATCGGCGTGCAAGTGAATAAGAGAGTGTACTTTGAGATGAGGATTGACTCGCAGGATAACAGGCTGACTGTACGGGCCGACAGATGTCACGCTACTCCAGATACGAACCCCAACAACAGGATACAGTACGATCTCATCCGCGACAGGTACGAAATGTTTGTGTAAACAAGTGAAGTGAAGagataattattttgtttaaatgtAGGTGAAGAAAATGTATGAATAAATCGAATTGTATTATTGAGGCTAGGAGCGGTAATGGTAGGTGAGGTGTGGCGCAAgtgcgtacccaggattggctgaggggggggagggtgcgcaGTCGTGGGTATCGTATAGAATAAGGATTTTACGGTCCTTTAGTAGGAATTAACCTCTTTTTGGTGGCCAAGTCGCGACCTATGTACGCTATTGTGGGTAGGTTGAGGTAGGTTAAGATTCAGTATCTGTAAGGTATATATTGGTAAGATAAACGAAACTAAAGACGAGGTGAAGTAAAGTGCGACAAGGAGAGGTGACATTAAGTGAGAGAGAGACTCATAGGCCTTAAAACGATGGAAAGAAAATACAGTCACTGTATGGCCCAAACGAGGGCAAGGGAGTAACTATTATACAGCTGTATGGCCCAAACGAGGGCAAGGGAGTAACTATTATACAGCGTTTTGAGATTATTATTCATcgcaaagtgttgtgttgcTTTTGAGTGGTCCGCGCGGGATTCTACCGCCCTGTAAATGAACCAATGAGAGCGCGCGTAGCACCGTAGCTATATGAAAAGTGGAATTATGTGATTTGCGTTTTGATAGTGTTGAGTCAGGTAGGGTTATGCAAAGTTAGATGTTTTGAATGGGTTAGTATTTGGTAATGAGGGTAAAAGGTAATATCGCACACAATCTTAAACCAACCTTAAGTGTAAGTAAAGCGAAATGAGATGAGGTTTAGAATTATTCCAGATTTCCACGTTTGAGATTTCTTCATTGTGTCCCTGTAGTTGTCCTACCGACCGCACGGTTCTGTTCCATGATcaagaagacaaacaagtacaGCGGTTTAGCCTCAAGGCGTTCCAGTTCGTCAATGTCCCTGATCCCACCTTCGTCTACATCCACTGCTCTGTAGTCGTGTGCAACGTCACAGATGAGAACTCCCTCTGTAACAAGGAGTGCAGCAAGTTTTCAAGGGCTCGCCATAGACGATCCGCTTACTCGCAACCTCTACACATAGACCTCCTCACGACAGGACCTATTATTAGGCCTGACAGTAGAACGCGCGCACAGACTCCATCACAAGGTAAGGCGACGTGGTTATCGATTTATTGATTGTTGGACCGCCGAAGGCGCACCGTATTATAGGCAACTTGCACaaagaagtcacgtgacttttttgagtgaaattcaagccaaaatgaacacagaaatgacttcgcccgtcacgccagagagcgatgaaaataataataaaaaaatttatattAACGTAAAGCTTAATCCCTTGGTATTAAGGGTAGTGCCATTAGTTGATCATCAAGTCCCTTCATCTAGTGTTGACTTTCCCGCGGACCACGCCGAAGCAATGAAAAAATTCCAGGGGGGTATCGGAAACAATTCTGGAAGGCTAGCTTTCGTCACCTATGGTAGAAAATTGCCGAGGAAAAGtgttcaataaaaaatatgacaCTGGATGGCAGTTGAATATGTTTTACAAGACCATACAAATACGCTTGTACTTGTTAGTTTATTATTACTCTATTCATGACTTTAATTCCCACTATTACAGCAAATAACCTACCGGCGTTCCTGGGGCTCGTCGTCTCCATGGCCGTATTAGCCTTGTTAGCATTCCTAGCGATGGTGTCCTACCTCAGGCGCAAACAGACACGTCCTGACGATATAGAAGAACTAAGCGACTCAAGCGACGAGGACGATCAGATTAACGTCTAGAGTCGCTTCTAAAGTGTATTACGTTTACTTTTAAAATTAAGGCTTGTTCTAGTGTATTGCCAAATCAAGCTCACGACTGAAGAATTCTATATTGTTTTAAAAGCGAGCTGTAAACTGTTTAGCAATTCTAAAAAATTATGTGAATTTTAGCTTGGTATTAGCTTAGTATTAAGGCTGATGACGTTTTATATTCATCAGTATACGGATGATGATTTTATGTACACATGTTGCGAGATATCGTTAGCCCTATTAGATAATCTAATTAGATCCGCCGATTTATAATAACTCAGCTTACAAGAATTCCTAGACGTTCGACCAACCACATCCGAACATCACATCGCAAACACAGACTTTCTCGTTGGTTGATAATACGAACTTTGTCGTAAGGAGGTATACAGTTAAGCTCAAGTAGGCAAATGAAGTCAATGCCACAGCCGCCGTCAAAATGCGCCTGTTTTAGTGGCTTTATCTTGTCACGACGCGAATAATATATACTGCCCCTGAGAGTAGTAGAAATGTAATATGTAAAGGAATTCCCCGTGTCGTCGATAATAAACTGCTAAATAAGCACGTAACACAAGAAGGGGTAGTCTGGTTccaaaggagggggggggggggggggggttagtagcctgcgtagcaagcgttttcGCCCCATTCTTCGCGAAACGCTTGCTAACCCAGGCTAGGGGGGGATATATCGATGGCTGTCttgtctaaaagagcctggggcaaCGAGTTAACGTGAAAATTATCGACGAAAAACGATTGAAGAGGACTcgcaaatatggtatgtactGTCATAATAAGGAATGGACCAAGGCCATGCACAAACTTCGTattttcaatgcaaatgaagataaaacaatgCATCGGCTCAACCACATTAATTTGGATTGagtacggctcatggataatacgacaattttcaaaacaaatttaTTGATATTGGTAGTTCTTGTGGCTTGTAGGAGATCATCACAAAAGCATTGACAAAAGTTCTTCTTAGTTACACGCAGTTAGTAAGCGTTTGCATGGTAAGATGGGGAGGGATGACACCACCATACCTTAGTTCCATTTGAAAGGCCAACCACCGCTGCCATTTTACACTCCTGCTCAATATAGAATCACACATTGTTTCTATTTCTATCGGTAAATTAAAGCGGGTGACTGATATACTTTCAATGGAACATTGTAACTCAAATATCTGATTTGAATTGTTGATGGTTTTGAAGTTTTAGGAAAAAGCAGTTACATTCTTTACAAGAACAAGACAAGAACAAGTTtgcaaatgataaaaaaaattattaaaatttgaatcaCATGACAAATTCATATAAAATGATATTCAAATTGAAATCACATTTTTTGCGTACAATGCTAATTACCAAATAATTACAATATAGGGATTGTATAAATCTCCTCTGAGTTGCTCCATTCGGTCTGCAACCATAGATTTTTAAATGACTGGAATaattaaactttttttaaattttcctaTCTCTGACTCTAATTTGATTGATGATATTTGATAATTCTATTACTCAAATTGATATCTGCCATTCTACTTTTGGCGATTTTTTACCAGTACATTGCAAATTAGATTAGGGACCCAAGCAATAACTCGTTTTATCACGTGTTTTTGGATGATCGACGACAGCACGTGACTCAGTAGACTCGATATCATGTCTCATCAATTTAGCCgatatcacgtgaccttaAAAGTCCCCATTCATTTAGTCGACATCACGTGACCGTAAAGTTATAAAATCTTTCAGTCGCCTCGGCCACATCACGTGATTTAACCGCTTCGTCCATCTCAAGTGAGCAACTACATTACGTGGCTCATACAAAGCATGGAGGTTATTACACGACTCATGTGCTGTTTATATTACGTGACTCATCTGTGTCATCAATGTTACTCGACACATCTGTGCCGTTGATATTACGTGACTCATCTGTGTTGTCAATATTACGTGACTCATTTGTGTTGTCAATATTACGTGACTCATCTGTGTTGTCAATATTACGTGACTCATCTGTACCATCGATATTTTGTGACTCATCTGTGCTGCTGATATTACGCGACTCATTTGTGCCGTCGATATTACGTGACTCATATGTGCCGTCGATATTACGTGACTCATTTGTACCGTCGCTATTACGTGACTCATCTGTGCTGGCGATATTACGTGACTCATCTGTGTTGGCGATATTACGTGACTCATTTTGGCCGTCGATATTACGTGACTCATCTGTGCTGGCGATAATATGGGACTCATTTGTGCCGTCGATATTACGTGACTCATTTAGGCCGTCGATATTACGTGACTCATTTGTGCCTTCGATATTACGTGACTCATCTGTGCCGTCGATATTACGTGACTCATCCGTGTTGGCGATATTACGTGACTCATTTTTGCCGTTGATACTACGTGACGCATCGTCGCCGTTGATATTATGTGACTTATCTGTGCCGTCGATATTACGTGACTCATTTGTGCCGTCGATATTACGTGACTCATTTGTGCTGCCGATATTACGCGATTCATCTGTGCCGTCGATACTACTTGTATCTCCACAATTATCCTCCCTAGCAACATCGCCAACAGAGCGTGATTCGGTCGCTTCGTCACAATGACGCGACTGAATGGTTCTATCAATATAATGAGGTGTCTCATTAATGACATTAGACCCATCAATACTGTTTATATCACGTGACTTGGGTGTCTGGTCGACAGCACGTGATTGATTCTTTTCTTCCATAGCATTTAGCATCTTACATATTAAATTAGTTCTCTGTTCGTCAGTTTTTGTTGAACTTGAATTGGTATCTCCTAAACAAGGTTCTTGGGGGTGGCCTGTCTTACTTCTGCTTTGCGTATCTTGCGCTGTGCTCTCAGGCTCCGACTCGTGACCATAGACATCCTGTCTGCTTGAAGATGGTAAGCTGGTACCAAGTGAGTCATTACCATCTTCACATCCGGTTACAGTCCGAGAGAGGGGCGACATGATCTTGCCGGGTTCAAACTCTGAGTCAATTATGACAACAGTGGGTTGAATATCGTCCCAACTACTTGTACTCTCCTTTCGCCCTGACCTCCCTTTTGCCAGATCAGCAATGTCATCAAACTTGATGGATGTGTCAAAGTCTAGATCAAGAGTACTGGCAGAGAGAGACGGCTCGTCCTCATTTGAAGAGTCAGCACCGACTCCTGCCTCCCTCTCGTGCAATTTGGCTAGCATGGCATCCATACGCTTACTCTTTCTCTTCTCGTGAATGTCATCACTTATAATTTCTAGAGATTTGAGGCATGCTGAGTAGTTCTCTTTAGCTCCAGCTAACCCCTTGAGAATGGAATCTACTCTCAGTTTTAGTTGCtgcaaagataaaaaatacctCAAACTCAAAGACAAAGTTAAAGTGTTGGCTGGGTTAGATGTGCATAGGGGACCTTGTTACCCCTGGGCCAGTTCCTAGTAAGCAGGTTAGCGTTAACCTGGTGATAAATACAgctatcttgacatttgattggataaaaaaggCATAAATCCCTGGGTTAGCATTTCTAGGAACCCAGCCCCTGTCTGCACAAAAACTTCAACAATAGgataattttattaaaaattgcTGATTAAAGTCTTTAAATTATACAACTATTTCAAAAGAATCAAGTGGTACTTATGCTACAATGAGGTACATTACTAGAAGAATTATCTACTGGGGGTTGTTTATCTATAGTATACATTTCAACATAGAGTATACTTTCAAGTTGTAAAACTGTCATTTGacagttgttgttgtttatggtGTGCATGGTGCATCTATACTGGTGCACCCCCGCCACACAAACCTGGCTGATAACCTTGCATGTTACCCTTATGTATATTATGCATGTCAACCTAGGAATCTAAAAATACCTTGAAATTAGGCTTAACTCCGGATTTTTTGGATCTGCATTATATTTGCCAAATTCAGTTAATTCAGAGTAAATTGTAACATTTTAGTACCAAAGAGGGTGGTTCTAggaaaacatcgatttgtttaaCATGGCTCATGTGTGTGAGCTTACAGCTAAGGTATATTATCATTTGTTGTTATATGATACTTACCCATAAATGCTTGTCAAAATCACTTTTCAGTTCGAAATAAggtctgagaaaaaaaatacaaatcagtaAAAAGATGTCACTAATATAACCTCGCATAACAAAATTGAATCTCTATTAACACAAAGTTAAACAGTACCTAGCTTTCCCTACAGCAGATGACAGCTTTTTCGAAAGCTGTTTTACTTTGGATTCAAGATCTCTATAGGCATGCAAGTCTTCTTGGTGTTTCTTCCAACTTTCATGTTTCAGTTTCTCTGCTTCATTTACCTAAAGCATAGCAAAAGAGCATTTAACAAACACAGGAATGGATAAGAGAATTAGGTCATGTATATAGTTTGGTTATAGACAACATATAGTTTGTAGTATATACCACCAGTCTACAAGAAAGAGA
The sequence above is a segment of the Nematostella vectensis chromosome 2, jaNemVect1.1, whole genome shotgun sequence genome. Coding sequences within it:
- the LOC5521798 gene encoding SH3 domain-binding protein 5, which produces MSDSNDDSFSDDEEEELDPRIQDELEKLNAATNSINHLEAELDEARAVFRQTLAGATYQLNAVAAKLGKCVEKSRPFYESYRQLKQAHYMLQKSTNQFERASGMHVAARRRVIEAESRVFGDGEKRAFDTALQEMLNQATIEVNEAEKLKHESWKKHQEDLHAYRDLESKVKQLSKKLSSAVGKARPYFELKSDFDKHLWQLKLRVDSILKGLAGAKENYSACLKSLEIISDDIHEKRKSKRMDAMLAKLHEREAGVGADSSNEDEPSLSASTLDLDFDTSIKFDDIADLAKGRSGRKESTSSWDDIQPTVVIIDSEFEPGKIMSPLSRTVTGCEDGNDSLGTSLPSSSRQDVYGHESEPESTAQDTQSRSKTGHPQEPCLGDTNSSSTKTDEQRTNLICKMLNAMEEKNQSRAVDQTPKSRDINSIDGSNVINETPHYIDRTIQSRHCDEATESRSVGDVAREDNCGDTSSIDGTDESRNIGSTNESRNIDGTNESRNIDGTDKSHNINGDDASRSINGKNESRNIANTDESRNIDGTDESRNIEGTNESRNIDGLNESRNIDGTNESHIIASTDESRNIDGQNESRNIANTDESRNIASTDESRNSDGTNESRNIDGTYESRNIDGTNESRNISSTDESQNIDGTDESRNIDNTDESRNIDNTNESRNIDNTDESRNINGTDVSSNIDDTDESRNINST